Below is a genomic region from Streptomyces sp. RPA4-2.
GGGTGCGGGGTACGGGGTACGGGGCGCCCGGTGGCGGGGTCACGACGCATGAGCGCACAAGGCTCACGTGCCGGAGTGTCGTCAAGTCTCCGTGTCAGGACCGGGCGAGGACGCAGAACTCGTGGCCCTCCGGGTCGGTCAGACACGTCCACGGGACGTCGCCCTGGCCGAGATCGAGGTCGGTGGCGCCGAGGGCCCGCAGCCGGGCCACCTCCGCCGCCTTGTCGTCGCCGGGGGCCGGCACCAGGTCGAGATGGACGCGGTCCGGCACGGTCTTCACGCCGGGTGTGCGGAGGAACTCGAGATAGGGGCCGACCCCCTTGGCGGAGCGCAACACCGCTTGATCGTCGGTCACTTCGTGCAGGGTCCAGTCCACCGCCTCGTCCCAGAACCGCGCCATGGCCCGCGGATCCACGCAGTCGACCACCACCGCGGCGATCGGCCCGGTGTCCCGGTAGACCTCCCGGGGCTCCAGCACGCAGAACTCGTTGCCTTCCGGGTCGGCGAGGACCGTCCACGGCACATCGCCCTGGCCCACCTGGGCGGGCGTCGCACCGAGAGCCCGCAGGCGCGCGACCAACTCCGCCTGATGGGCCGTGGAGGTGGTGGCGAGGTCGAGGTGCACACGGTTCTTCGTCGTCGTCCTGGGTTCCGGGACGGCGATGACGTCGACGCAGACGGTGACCGGGTCCAGCCAGTCGAAGCCGAGGGGTTGGACGGCGGTCGCGCCGGGCTCCTCGCCGGTGACACGCCAGCCGAGCGCCTCCGCCCAGAAGCGGCCGACCGCCGAGTCGTCGAGAGCCTTCATGTTCACGAGGACAGGTCGCAGTGACATGCCGGCGATCCTATGCACCGGCTCCTGTCACGGGGCCGCACGCGCGACGCCGACCTCGCCTCGGTGACGATCCGGTGAACCGTCACGTCGGGGAAGCCGGCGCCGGGGCACGTCTGGTCAGGAGGCCGGGACCTCGTCCACGAACCTCGTTCCGGCGGTGCGGTACGCGGCCACCTTCGCGGCCACCTGGGCCGGGGTGAGGACCTGGTCCTTGACATGCAGTACGTAGTCGACCTGCTCGTCGTAGGCGCGGGCCGTGGTCGCGGTCTGTCCGGCGAGGTCGATCAGCCACTGGTTGAAGTTGATCGACATCGGACGCTCGGGCAGGTACTGGGCGTCGTGGGTGCCGAGGAGCTGTCCGTCGATGTAGTACGTGATGCTGCTGTTGTCGATGGTGAGCACCAGGTCGTGCCATCCGTCGTAACTCTGGCGGCCCTCGGTGTGCTGGTTGACGGCTTGCCAGGGGTCCGGGTCGTACGTCTCCCAGGACGTGGTGTAGAGGATGTTGCCGCTCTCGCCCCAGCCGCCGTTGGGGAGGTACTCGAAGTCGTACTCCGAGTAGTCGTCGGCCATCGGGGCCTTGAGGTCGTTGATGGTGAAGAAGGTCTGCACGAGGTGATCGCCGTCCGGTCCCGACTTGGGGGTGTCGGAGAACTTCACGCGGGCCGCGTAGGTGCCGTTCTTGAACTTCGTGCTCCGGG
It encodes:
- a CDS encoding VOC family protein — translated: MSLRPVLVNMKALDDSAVGRFWAEALGWRVTGEEPGATAVQPLGFDWLDPVTVCVDVIAVPEPRTTTKNRVHLDLATTSTAHQAELVARLRALGATPAQVGQGDVPWTVLADPEGNEFCVLEPREVYRDTGPIAAVVVDCVDPRAMARFWDEAVDWTLHEVTDDQAVLRSAKGVGPYLEFLRTPGVKTVPDRVHLDLVPAPGDDKAAEVARLRALGATDLDLGQGDVPWTCLTDPEGHEFCVLARS